One part of the Halanaerobiales bacterium genome encodes these proteins:
- a CDS encoding M55 family metallopeptidase, producing MKIYISADMEGISGIVSGKQVTSGNRDYERARKMMTKEVNTMIDALYFRGANEVLVNDSHGSMDNILIEDFDERAELISGSPKPLSMMEGIDDSFDYCIFLGYHGRAGKEAAVMDHLYSSSSVFEARINGKAVSEAGLNGRLAGYFGIPVAVVTGDQNAISCSKEELNYHIGIQVKEAIGRNSAKLLAFPKVIQKIRDGVEEFFNKKEKLKPTIEKGKINLEVEFNKTSMAEMASLIPGTNFVDGRTLSYESDDYLNIYKTFRAMLGLASTIN from the coding sequence ATGAAAATATATATTTCAGCTGATATGGAGGGTATATCCGGTATTGTATCTGGAAAACAGGTAACTTCTGGAAATAGAGATTATGAAAGAGCCAGAAAGATGATGACCAAAGAAGTAAATACTATGATTGATGCTTTATATTTTCGAGGTGCTAATGAAGTGCTAGTAAATGATTCACATGGTAGTATGGATAATATTTTAATAGAAGATTTTGATGAAAGAGCTGAACTTATTAGTGGTAGTCCTAAACCATTAAGTATGATGGAAGGAATTGATGATAGTTTTGATTATTGTATATTTTTAGGTTATCATGGACGCGCTGGCAAAGAAGCAGCTGTAATGGACCATTTATATAGCTCAAGTTCTGTTTTTGAAGCGAGAATAAATGGAAAAGCAGTAAGTGAAGCAGGTTTAAATGGTAGATTAGCTGGATATTTTGGTATTCCAGTTGCTGTAGTTACAGGTGATCAAAATGCAATTTCTTGTTCAAAAGAAGAGTTAAATTATCATATTGGAATTCAGGTTAAAGAGGCTATTGGAAGAAATTCAGCAAAATTATTAGCTTTTCCTAAAGTTATACAAAAAATAAGAGATGGAGTGGAAGAGTTTTTTAATAAAAAAGAAAAATTAAAACCTACTATTGAAAAAGGGAAAATTAATTTAGAAGTTGAATTTAATAAAACATCCATGGCCGAAATGGCTTCCTTGATTCCCGGAACAAATTTTGTTGATGGTAGAACTTTGAGTTATGAAAGTGATGATTATTTAAATATATATAAAACATTTAGGGCAATGCTGGGATTGGCCTCAACAATAAATTAA
- a CDS encoding NAD(P)/FAD-dependent oxidoreductase: MGGGPAGMMAAGTAAKNNKKVILYEKNKKLGRKLLITGKGRCNITSAKGIQEMIDNIPINGSFLYSAFYTFSNDHLIDLLNNLGLETKVERGDRVFPVSDKARDVLKILEKYLYKNGAKIENKEIIDIEKENDQFILTTNKNEKITAKKVVIATGGKSYPKTGSTGAGYEFAKKLGHTINSLYPSLVPLVTEEDWVKDLQGLSLKNVDLIVFNKNNKVIFKERGEMIFTHYGISGPLVLSASSHMRNMKNENYKIKIDIKPALDREKLDNRIQRDFSKYANKYFKNSLGDLLPSKLIPVIVKLSKIDYDKTVNQITTKERENLINLLKGLELNIQDYRPIEEAIVTSGGVEVKEIDPATMESKIVKNLYFAGEVIDVDAYTGGFNLQIAFSTGYLVGINI, encoded by the coding sequence ATTGGTGGTGGACCTGCGGGAATGATGGCGGCAGGAACAGCAGCTAAAAATAATAAAAAAGTAATTTTGTATGAAAAAAATAAGAAACTAGGAAGGAAATTATTGATTACGGGCAAAGGCAGATGTAATATAACCTCTGCTAAAGGAATTCAGGAGATGATCGATAATATACCTATAAATGGATCATTTTTGTATAGTGCTTTTTATACATTTTCTAATGATCATTTAATAGATTTATTAAATAACCTCGGATTAGAGACAAAAGTTGAAAGAGGAGATAGAGTTTTCCCTGTTAGTGATAAAGCCAGGGATGTTTTAAAAATTCTGGAAAAATATCTATATAAAAATGGAGCTAAAATTGAGAATAAAGAAATCATAGATATAGAAAAAGAAAATGATCAGTTTATATTAACTACAAATAAAAATGAAAAAATCACAGCTAAAAAGGTAGTTATTGCTACTGGAGGGAAGTCATATCCTAAAACAGGCTCAACCGGTGCAGGATATGAGTTTGCAAAAAAATTGGGACATACTATTAATAGTCTTTATCCTTCTTTGGTGCCCTTAGTGACAGAAGAAGATTGGGTAAAAGATCTCCAGGGGTTATCTTTAAAAAATGTTGACCTTATTGTTTTTAATAAAAATAACAAAGTAATATTTAAAGAAAGAGGAGAAATGATTTTTACCCATTATGGAATAAGTGGACCACTTGTACTTTCAGCAAGTTCTCATATGAGAAACATGAAAAATGAGAACTATAAAATAAAAATTGACATAAAACCTGCTCTTGACAGAGAAAAGTTAGATAATAGAATCCAGAGAGATTTTTCAAAATATGCCAATAAATATTTTAAAAATTCTTTAGGAGATTTACTTCCCAGTAAATTGATTCCTGTTATTGTTAAATTATCAAAAATAGATTATGATAAAACAGTAAATCAAATTACTACTAAAGAAAGAGAAAATTTGATAAATTTACTAAAAGGATTGGAACTTAACATTCAGGATTATCGTCCTATAGAAGAGGCAATTGTTACTTCTGGAGGAGTTGAAGTAAAAGAGATTGATCCAGCAACTATGGAATCAAAAATTGTAAAGAATTTATATTTTGCTGGTGAAGTCATTGATGTAGATGCTTATACAGGGGGATTTAATTTGCAAATAGCATTTTCTACTGGTTATCTTGTCGGAATAAATATTTAA
- a CDS encoding class I SAM-dependent RNA methyltransferase gives MSKNFDIIASTTFGMEYVVKKEAQKLGFSNIEVSNGQVRFEGEFKDIAKANIYLRSAERVYLLVGEFDATDFDMLYEKTKELNWSDLMPKNAEFPVSGNSVKSELHSVPTCQSIIKKAVVDNMKESYHKDWFKEDGPKYKIKFTIYKDKVLLMLDTSGEGLHKRGYRDLSTTAPLQETIAAGMINLSRWNKDRILIDPFCGSGTIPIEAAMIAKNQAPGLYRNFAAERWPIFPVTAWNEVKRKARSEIEDIEPRLIIGNDIDDNVVGIARHHAEKAGVSDIIHFQQKDFYNFSSSRKYGYVISNPPYGERSGEKEEVEKLYKIMGEKFSELNTWSFYILTTHQKFENIYGKEASKRRKLYNGGLECQFYQYYGPWPSSDE, from the coding sequence ATGAGTAAAAATTTTGATATAATTGCTTCTACTACATTTGGAATGGAATATGTAGTAAAAAAAGAAGCACAAAAGTTAGGTTTTTCAAATATAGAAGTTAGTAATGGTCAGGTAAGATTTGAAGGTGAATTTAAAGATATTGCAAAAGCAAATATTTATTTGAGATCTGCAGAAAGAGTATATTTGTTAGTAGGGGAATTCGATGCAACAGATTTTGATATGTTATATGAAAAGACTAAGGAGCTTAATTGGTCTGATTTAATGCCTAAGAATGCTGAGTTTCCTGTTAGCGGCAATTCAGTTAAATCAGAGCTGCATAGTGTACCGACCTGTCAATCTATTATAAAGAAGGCTGTCGTTGATAATATGAAGGAAAGTTATCATAAAGATTGGTTTAAAGAAGATGGCCCAAAATATAAAATAAAGTTTACAATTTATAAAGATAAAGTTTTATTAATGTTAGATACCAGTGGAGAAGGTTTGCATAAAAGAGGTTATAGAGATTTATCAACAACTGCCCCTTTACAGGAAACTATTGCAGCTGGAATGATAAATTTGAGTCGCTGGAATAAAGATAGAATTTTAATTGATCCTTTTTGCGGTTCAGGAACAATTCCAATTGAAGCTGCAATGATTGCCAAAAATCAAGCACCAGGGTTATATAGAAATTTTGCAGCTGAGAGATGGCCTATTTTTCCTGTTACTGCCTGGAATGAAGTTAAAAGAAAAGCAAGAAGTGAAATTGAAGATATAGAACCAAGATTAATAATTGGAAATGATATAGATGATAATGTAGTAGGAATTGCTCGACATCATGCTGAAAAAGCAGGAGTTTCTGACATTATTCATTTTCAACAAAAAGATTTTTATAACTTTTCCAGTTCACGAAAATATGGATATGTAATTTCTAACCCACCTTATGGAGAAAGATCTGGAGAAAAAGAAGAAGTTGAAAAATTATATAAAATAATGGGAGAGAAGTTTTCGGAATTAAATACCTGGTCTTTTTATATCCTTACAACCCATCAAAAATTTGAAAATATTTATGGTAAAGAAGCTAGTAAAAGAAGAAAACTATATAATGGAGGACTTGAATGTCAATTTTATCAGTATTATGGACCCTGGCCTTCATCTGATGAATAA
- a CDS encoding methyl-accepting chemotaxis protein, with protein sequence MLKIGIIGAGEGGTSILNTFISMEDIEIIGICDKDANAPGIKLAKEKNIPFYDDFKKLINKKGEKIILEVTGNKKLSELIKENADNKTKVIDYETSHIIFKIVNSREKMINKIENEAENLSDLAVDISSTIKEVSQINRQNIKDLNDTTKKLTKASEDSKENLNKTNKIVKFIKDVSEQTKMLGLNAAIEAARADQNTSGFNVVANEIRNLADETSESVKEITNFIEKLNDSTENTRENIEKMSEKMESFNKNEKELTNKLNEAAEEINKMADVLSELSD encoded by the coding sequence ATGTTGAAAATAGGAATTATTGGTGCTGGCGAAGGTGGAACATCTATTCTAAATACTTTTATTAGTATGGAAGATATAGAAATCATTGGAATTTGTGACAAAGATGCAAATGCTCCTGGTATAAAATTAGCAAAAGAAAAAAATATTCCTTTTTATGATGATTTTAAAAAATTAATTAATAAAAAAGGTGAAAAAATAATTCTTGAAGTTACAGGAAATAAAAAATTATCAGAACTAATAAAAGAAAATGCTGATAATAAAACAAAAGTAATTGATTATGAAACTTCTCATATCATATTTAAAATTGTTAATTCAAGAGAAAAAATGATTAATAAAATAGAAAATGAAGCAGAAAACCTTTCTGATCTGGCGGTTGATATTAGTAGTACTATCAAGGAAGTAAGTCAAATTAATCGTCAAAATATCAAAGACCTTAATGACACAACTAAAAAATTAACAAAAGCTTCAGAAGATAGTAAAGAAAATCTAAATAAAACAAACAAAATCGTTAAATTTATCAAAGATGTTTCTGAACAAACTAAAATGCTAGGTCTCAATGCAGCTATTGAAGCTGCTCGAGCTGATCAAAACACAAGTGGATTTAATGTAGTTGCCAATGAAATAAGAAATTTAGCTGATGAAACAAGTGAATCAGTTAAAGAAATTACTAATTTTATTGAAAAGTTAAATGATTCTACTGAAAATACAAGAGAAAATATTGAAAAAATGAGTGAAAAAATGGAATCATTTAATAAAAATGAAAAAGAATTAACTAATAAATTAAATGAAGCTGCTGAAGAAATAAATAAAATGGCCGACGTTTTATCAGAACTATCCGATTAA
- a CDS encoding M18 family aminopeptidase produces MSNKLNNEMREKAKDLIRFIKESPTAFHVVENSAQLLKENGFKELNFSDKWDLNKGEKYFVKRNESAIIAFTIGTGDLTKKGFKLIGAHTDSPSFRIKPNPEILEEDRYLKLNTEVYGGPILNTWFDRPLSLAGRVSLKTDNPLEINSKLINLNDPLLTIPNLAIHMNRKVNEGVELNKQKDVLPLLSLVEEEFEKENFLIKVLADELEVEKEKIVDFDLFLYETNAGTITGLNDEFISIGRQDDLAMAEAGLKAIANSEIQKASNVLVLFDNEEIGSATKQGANSPMLSHLLERIVENLGGKRSSYFQTLANSFIISADMAHAVHPNYSDEHDPTNRPTINKGPVLKINANQRYTSDSVSGGVFASLCEKADIPYQKFVNRSDKKGGSTIGPISATQLGIDSVDIGNPLLAMHSIREFGGVKDHYYVSELFEKYYNM; encoded by the coding sequence ATGAGTAATAAATTAAATAATGAAATGAGAGAAAAAGCTAAAGATTTGATCAGATTTATTAAAGAAAGTCCAACTGCTTTTCATGTAGTTGAAAACTCAGCTCAATTATTAAAAGAAAACGGATTTAAAGAATTAAATTTCAGTGATAAGTGGGATTTAAATAAAGGAGAAAAATATTTTGTCAAAAGAAATGAATCTGCTATAATTGCATTTACAATAGGTACAGGAGATTTAACTAAAAAAGGATTTAAATTAATTGGTGCCCATACAGATAGTCCTAGTTTTCGAATTAAACCCAATCCAGAAATTTTAGAAGAAGATAGATATCTTAAATTAAACACTGAAGTTTATGGAGGACCTATACTTAATACCTGGTTTGATAGACCACTTTCCCTTGCAGGAAGAGTTAGTTTAAAAACTGACAATCCACTTGAAATAAATTCTAAGTTAATTAATTTAAATGATCCATTACTTACTATACCTAATTTAGCTATTCATATGAATAGAAAAGTAAATGAAGGAGTAGAATTAAATAAACAAAAAGATGTTTTACCACTGTTAAGTTTGGTTGAAGAAGAATTTGAAAAGGAAAACTTTTTGATAAAAGTACTTGCAGATGAACTTGAAGTGGAAAAAGAAAAAATTGTCGATTTTGATTTATTTTTATATGAAACAAATGCTGGTACAATTACTGGTTTAAATGATGAATTTATTTCTATAGGTAGACAGGATGATTTGGCTATGGCTGAAGCTGGTTTAAAAGCTATTGCTAATTCAGAAATACAAAAAGCAAGTAATGTTTTAGTTTTATTTGACAATGAAGAAATAGGTAGTGCTACAAAACAGGGAGCAAATTCACCTATGCTAAGTCATTTATTAGAAAGAATAGTTGAAAATTTGGGTGGAAAAAGAAGCTCATATTTTCAAACACTTGCCAATTCTTTTATTATTTCTGCTGATATGGCCCATGCTGTTCATCCTAATTATAGTGATGAACACGATCCTACTAATAGACCAACAATAAATAAAGGGCCAGTACTTAAAATAAATGCAAATCAAAGATATACTTCAGATAGTGTATCTGGTGGAGTATTTGCTTCATTATGCGAAAAGGCAGATATTCCTTATCAAAAATTTGTAAATAGATCTGACAAAAAAGGTGGTTCAACTATTGGACCTATTTCTGCAACCCAACTTGGGATAGATTCTGTGGATATTGGTAATCCCTTATTAGCAATGCATTCTATAAGAGAATTTGGAGGAGTTAAAGACCACTATTATGTAAGTGAATTATTTGAAAAATATTATAATATGTAA
- a CDS encoding acylphosphatase, producing MSEEKIVHIFLSGRVQGVGFRAFIRENAHRLGVKGWAKNLNDGRVEAVFSGPEEKVDKLVELVKKGPRFGKVKNIKINNDIDEEFTNFEIRY from the coding sequence ATGTCTGAAGAAAAAATTGTTCATATCTTTCTTTCCGGTAGAGTTCAGGGAGTTGGATTTAGAGCTTTTATAAGAGAAAATGCTCATAGATTAGGTGTTAAAGGATGGGCTAAAAATTTGAATGATGGTCGGGTAGAGGCAGTTTTTTCCGGTCCAGAGGAAAAAGTTGATAAATTAGTTGAATTAGTAAAAAAAGGACCTCGATTTGGAAAAGTAAAAAATATAAAAATAAATAATGATATAGATGAAGAATTTACAAATTTTGAAATAAGATATTAA
- a CDS encoding MalY/PatB family protein, whose translation MEINFSNYVERKGSNSVKWDMLSETFGKEDLLPMWVADSDWPTSPSIIKAIKNRADHGIFGYTFPDQKLKNIIVEWVKKHYDWNIKKEWIVFSNGVVPSLNIAVQSFTNNGDEVIIQPPVYYPFRSAVENNGAIVINNQLKNENGNYKFDIKDLKNKLKDSPRKLSRTKLLILCSPHNPVGRVWDKDELEELGEVCMENDVKILSDEIHADFVYGDKKHTPIASLNNELGQNTLTFMAPSKTFNIAGLNSSFVIIENEKLRKEFMVNKNGLVGTGNIFGLVAMKAAYQNGEEWLSDQLSYLNQNMKYAVNYINKNIPGIIARKSEGTYLLWLDCTGLGLNDEQLADFFVNQANLALDPGLWFGKGGSGYMRMNLACPHSTLKTGLENLKKAVRGD comes from the coding sequence ATGGAAATAAATTTTTCAAATTATGTAGAACGAAAAGGAAGTAATTCAGTTAAATGGGATATGCTATCAGAAACATTTGGAAAAGAAGATTTATTGCCAATGTGGGTAGCTGATTCAGATTGGCCTACTTCTCCTTCAATAATTAAGGCAATAAAAAATAGAGCAGACCATGGAATTTTTGGTTATACTTTTCCTGATCAGAAATTAAAAAATATTATAGTTGAATGGGTAAAAAAGCATTATGATTGGAATATAAAAAAGGAATGGATTGTATTTAGTAATGGAGTTGTCCCTTCTTTAAATATTGCTGTTCAGAGTTTTACTAACAACGGAGATGAAGTTATAATTCAACCTCCAGTATATTATCCTTTTCGTTCAGCTGTAGAAAATAATGGTGCTATAGTTATTAATAATCAATTAAAAAATGAAAATGGTAATTACAAATTTGATATAAAAGATTTGAAAAATAAATTAAAAGATTCTCCGCGAAAATTATCAAGAACAAAATTATTGATTTTATGTAGTCCTCACAATCCTGTAGGAAGAGTATGGGATAAAGATGAACTAGAAGAATTAGGAGAAGTTTGTATGGAAAATGATGTTAAAATATTATCTGATGAAATACATGCAGATTTTGTATATGGAGATAAAAAACATACACCTATTGCTTCCTTGAATAATGAATTGGGCCAAAATACTCTCACTTTTATGGCCCCCAGTAAAACTTTTAATATTGCCGGTTTAAATTCGTCCTTTGTAATAATTGAAAATGAAAAATTGAGAAAAGAATTTATGGTAAATAAAAATGGTCTGGTTGGTACTGGAAATATTTTTGGTTTAGTGGCAATGAAAGCTGCCTATCAAAATGGTGAAGAATGGTTATCTGACCAGTTAAGTTATCTAAATCAAAATATGAAATATGCTGTTAATTATATTAATAAGAATATACCTGGAATAATTGCCAGAAAATCAGAAGGTACTTATTTACTCTGGTTGGATTGTACAGGACTGGGATTAAATGATGAGCAATTAGCAGATTTTTTTGTTAATCAAGCCAATCTTGCACTTGATCCCGGGTTATGGTTTGGAAAAGGTGGTAGTGGTTATATGAGAATGAACCTGGCCTGTCCTCATTCAACTCTTAAAACAGGATTGGAAAATCTTAAGAAAGCAGTTAGAGGTGATTAA
- the pepV gene encoding dipeptidase PepV, translating to MLKDLNNRIEEMRDNIIATTQELVRIKSVQDTPKEGKPFGEGVNKALEATLEIAKNMGFETGNIDGYAGYAEMGQGDEMLGILCHLDVVPEGSNWSYPPYAAEIHDDKIYGRGTIDDKGPAVAALYAMKAVKDSDITLNKRVRIIFGTNEESGWGGMDYYLENAEVPDLGFSPDAEFPVIHAEKGILIFKLKEEFESVDNKGTVKVKSIKGGNAPNMVPDHCEAELEGNYQQIKEKLNEFLTKNDYDMSLEKNDDLVLLKSEGVSAHGSMPADGQNAISQLMTFLGTLDLGEDDIAEFISFYNDKIGMEYYGQSIGCGFEDEVSGKLIFNVGVIDLSSKKGEITVNIRYPVTNKAETVYSEIKDKLNKDIELEETQAKDPLYVEKDDPLVKNLMEVYRDIVGDEDSEPIAIGGGTYARAIEKAVAFGPLFPGQIELAHQKDEYIGIPELIQNAKIYAGAVAALASENK from the coding sequence ATGTTAAAAGATTTAAATAATAGAATAGAAGAAATGAGAGATAATATTATTGCTACTACTCAAGAACTTGTTAGAATAAAAAGTGTACAGGATACTCCAAAAGAAGGTAAACCATTTGGAGAAGGAGTTAATAAAGCTTTAGAAGCAACTTTAGAAATAGCAAAAAATATGGGATTTGAAACTGGTAATATAGATGGCTATGCTGGGTATGCTGAAATGGGGCAGGGAGATGAAATGTTAGGTATTCTCTGTCATTTGGATGTAGTTCCTGAAGGAAGTAACTGGTCTTATCCCCCATATGCAGCTGAAATACATGATGATAAAATTTATGGTAGAGGTACTATTGATGATAAAGGACCGGCAGTAGCAGCTCTATATGCTATGAAAGCTGTTAAAGATTCTGATATTACTTTAAATAAAAGAGTTAGAATAATATTTGGTACTAATGAAGAAAGTGGCTGGGGAGGAATGGATTATTATTTAGAAAATGCCGAAGTTCCAGACTTAGGTTTTAGTCCTGATGCAGAATTCCCAGTAATCCATGCAGAAAAAGGCATCCTTATTTTTAAATTAAAAGAAGAATTTGAAAGTGTAGATAATAAGGGTACTGTTAAAGTAAAAAGCATAAAAGGTGGTAATGCCCCTAATATGGTTCCTGATCATTGTGAAGCAGAATTAGAAGGAAATTATCAGCAAATAAAAGAAAAATTAAATGAATTTTTAACTAAAAATGATTATGATATGAGTCTGGAAAAAAATGATGATTTAGTATTACTTAAATCAGAAGGTGTTTCAGCACATGGAAGTATGCCAGCTGATGGTCAGAATGCTATTTCGCAATTAATGACATTTTTGGGGACTTTAGATCTGGGTGAAGATGATATAGCTGAATTCATTTCATTTTATAATGATAAAATTGGTATGGAATATTATGGCCAATCAATTGGATGTGGATTTGAGGATGAAGTTTCCGGTAAGTTAATTTTCAACGTAGGAGTAATTGATCTTTCATCTAAAAAAGGAGAAATTACAGTAAATATTAGATATCCAGTAACTAATAAAGCAGAAACCGTATATAGTGAAATAAAAGATAAACTTAATAAAGATATTGAATTAGAAGAAACTCAGGCTAAAGATCCTCTTTATGTTGAAAAAGATGATCCATTAGTTAAAAACTTGATGGAAGTTTATAGAGATATAGTAGGAGATGAAGATAGTGAGCCAATTGCTATTGGGGGAGGAACATATGCAAGAGCCATTGAAAAAGCAGTTGCTTTTGGACCTCTTTTTCCTGGACAGATAGAATTAGCCCATCAAAAAGATGAATATATTGGAATACCAGAATTAATTCAGAATGCTAAAATTTATGCCGGAGCTGTTGCAGCATTAGCAAGTGAAAATAAATAA
- a CDS encoding YlbF family regulator yields MSIMEKAEDLGKALVESSEFTEMKEAEAKIEENEDAKALLDEFEAEQKKLQMMQQNGQQITPEQQKNLQSVQAKMQENEHINEYMEAQQKFNKVMNSVNEVITSQLQGEEE; encoded by the coding sequence ATGTCAATAATGGAAAAAGCGGAAGATCTAGGTAAGGCTCTTGTAGAATCAAGCGAATTTACTGAAATGAAAGAAGCAGAAGCAAAAATCGAAGAAAACGAAGATGCTAAGGCACTTTTGGATGAATTTGAAGCAGAGCAGAAAAAACTGCAAATGATGCAACAAAATGGTCAGCAAATAACTCCTGAGCAACAGAAGAATCTCCAATCTGTTCAGGCTAAAATGCAGGAAAATGAACATATTAATGAATATATGGAAGCTCAGCAAAAATTCAACAAAGTAATGAATAGTGTTAATGAGGTAATTACTTCTCAACTTCAAGGTGAAGAAGAGTAA
- a CDS encoding alpha/beta fold hydrolase: MNDIDIDPQTVIFEKGKDIFLKNQGNKAILLIHGFTGIPYEMKYLADKIYENTDYTIYVPRLPGHGTNTKDFKESSANDWLRKSYDSYLELKSDYDSVSVIGLSMGGLISLLIAAKFEVNKLITISPALNTYNPFDKLTPILKYFLPKIKQKTGLERIKNSKDKEEKFYHRNYHLYHYTSQIAELVKIMKLTKKNLAKVTVPTLILASEADKLVPISSSRKIKRKISSSNKEIYIFEKAKHVICNSEKKEICVNKTLEFLSERTPH, encoded by the coding sequence ATGAATGATATTGACATTGATCCTCAGACAGTTATCTTTGAAAAAGGAAAAGATATATTTTTAAAAAATCAGGGTAATAAAGCTATTTTATTAATACATGGTTTTACCGGTATACCCTATGAAATGAAATACTTAGCTGATAAAATATATGAAAATACCGATTATACTATATATGTTCCACGTTTACCTGGACATGGAACAAACACTAAAGATTTTAAAGAAAGTTCAGCAAATGATTGGTTAAGAAAAAGTTATGACAGTTATTTAGAATTAAAATCTGATTATGATAGTGTTTCTGTTATTGGTTTATCAATGGGAGGTTTAATATCATTATTGATTGCTGCAAAATTTGAAGTTAATAAATTAATTACTATTTCTCCTGCTTTAAATACTTATAATCCTTTTGATAAATTAACCCCAATTTTAAAATATTTTTTACCAAAAATAAAACAAAAAACAGGTTTAGAAAGAATTAAAAATTCAAAAGACAAAGAAGAAAAATTTTATCATCGAAATTATCATCTTTATCATTACACATCTCAAATAGCAGAATTAGTAAAGATTATGAAATTAACAAAAAAAAATTTAGCAAAAGTTACAGTACCAACTCTAATTTTAGCTTCTGAAGCTGATAAGTTAGTACCTATTAGTTCTTCCCGAAAAATCAAAAGAAAAATAAGTTCATCTAATAAAGAAATATATATTTTTGAAAAGGCAAAACATGTAATATGTAATAGCGAAAAGAAAGAAATATGTGTTAATAAAACTTTAGAATTTTTAAGTGAAAGAACTCCCCACTAA
- a CDS encoding Na+/H+ antiporter NhaC family protein, translating to MNKINNNNNIESRENLTFKQAIIPVITMAFFILMSVTFWKVPIQLALFFEISFTILLALIWGYRWKEIEAMLFSSFESIGNVILILFLIGMMIGVWIGIGTVPTMIYYGLKAINPRYFFVLSFIITSAVSMAVGTAIGTASTIGLALISIAESLGLNMSIAAGSIISGCYVGDRMSPVSSIANITANSAGAKLTGMIKKMIYTIIPPYILSLIIYFLIGYFGNYDNLAVDFTKMTSILQGHFNISIFMLLPPLLIIVLAIMQLPTILNLIINIFASLVLGIFFTGRTYTELLNIMFSGFSDMTGVEFIDNILSRGGLTSMLELVSLIIFAVILGGIFENLGILNSLLNRLIKNLNSKFHLIAVTMASSAISAILGCNQFLAVFLPARMMIKQYDKANISREILGRSLGDSGLILSPLIPWNVNALMMTAVLGVSTIKYFRFSFLPLLLPLSSLAFAFFTNKKIK from the coding sequence GTGAATAAAATTAATAATAATAATAATATTGAAAGCAGAGAAAACTTAACATTCAAACAGGCAATTATTCCTGTAATAACAATGGCTTTTTTTATCTTAATGTCTGTAACTTTTTGGAAAGTTCCCATTCAATTAGCATTGTTTTTTGAAATTTCTTTTACAATATTATTGGCCTTAATTTGGGGTTATCGCTGGAAAGAAATTGAAGCAATGCTTTTTTCTAGTTTTGAAAGTATTGGGAATGTAATATTAATATTATTTTTAATAGGTATGATGATTGGGGTCTGGATTGGAATTGGAACTGTTCCAACTATGATATATTATGGATTAAAGGCTATTAATCCTAGATATTTCTTTGTTTTAAGTTTTATTATAACTTCTGCTGTTTCTATGGCTGTAGGTACAGCAATTGGTACTGCAAGTACAATAGGTCTTGCATTAATAAGTATTGCTGAAAGTTTAGGTTTAAATATGTCAATAGCTGCTGGTTCAATTATATCTGGTTGTTATGTAGGAGATAGAATGTCTCCAGTATCATCTATTGCCAATATTACTGCAAATAGTGCAGGAGCTAAGTTAACTGGAATGATAAAAAAGATGATTTATACAATAATACCACCTTATATTTTATCATTAATTATTTATTTTTTGATTGGATATTTTGGAAATTATGATAATTTAGCTGTAGATTTCACAAAAATGACATCTATATTACAGGGACATTTTAATATATCAATTTTTATGTTGTTACCACCACTTTTGATTATTGTTTTAGCAATAATGCAATTACCAACTATTTTAAATCTAATAATTAATATTTTTGCTTCACTTGTATTAGGGATATTTTTTACCGGTAGAACATATACAGAATTATTAAATATTATGTTTTCAGGTTTTAGTGATATGACCGGTGTTGAATTTATTGATAATATATTATCTCGTGGTGGGTTGACAAGTATGTTAGAATTAGTATCTTTAATTATTTTTGCTGTAATTTTAGGAGGGATTTTTGAAAATTTAGGTATATTAAATAGTTTATTAAATAGACTTATTAAAAATTTAAATTCAAAGTTTCATTTAATAGCTGTAACCATGGCCTCCAGTGCTATTTCAGCTATATTGGGTTGTAACCAATTTTTAGCTGTATTTTTACCTGCAAGAATGATGATTAAACAATATGATAAGGCAAATATTTCAAGAGAAATATTGGGGAGAAGTCTGGGAGATTCAGGACTTATTTTATCTCCATTAATTCCCTGGAATGTAAATGCTTTAATGATGACCGCAGTTTTGGGGGTAAGTACTATTAAATATTTTAGATTTTCGTTTTTACCTTTATTACTTCCATTAAGCAGTTTAGCATTTGCATTTTTTACTAATAAAAAAATAAAATAG